In Mycobacterium tuberculosis H37Rv, a single window of DNA contains:
- the desA2 gene encoding acyl-ACP desaturase DesA (acyl-[ACP] desaturase (stearoyl-ACP desaturase)), whose translation MAQKPVADALTLELEPVVEANMTRHLDTEDIWFAHDYVPFDQGENFAFLGGRDWDPSQSTLPRTITDACEILLILKDNLAGHHRELVEHFILEDWWGRWLGRWTAEEHLHAIALREYLVVTREVDPVANEDVRVQHVMKGYRAEKYTQVETLVYMAFYERCGAVFCRNLAAQIEEPILAGLIDRIARDEVRHEEFFANLVTHCLDYTRDETIAAIAARAADLDVLGADIEAYRDKLQNVADAGIFGKPQLRQLISDRITAWGLAGEPSLKQFVTG comes from the coding sequence ATGGCACAGAAACCTGTCGCTGATGCGCTGACCCTTGAGCTCGAGCCGGTGGTCGAAGCGAACATGACCCGCCACCTCGACACCGAGGACATCTGGTTCGCCCACGACTACGTCCCGTTCGATCAGGGGGAGAACTTCGCATTCCTCGGCGGACGCGATTGGGATCCATCCCAGTCGACGCTGCCCAGAACGATCACCGACGCATGCGAGATCCTGCTGATCCTCAAGGACAACCTGGCCGGTCATCACCGTGAGCTCGTCGAGCACTTCATACTCGAGGATTGGTGGGGCCGCTGGCTCGGCCGGTGGACCGCAGAGGAGCACCTGCACGCCATCGCACTGCGCGAATACCTGGTGGTGACCCGGGAAGTCGACCCGGTCGCCAACGAGGACGTTCGAGTCCAACACGTGATGAAGGGCTACCGAGCCGAGAAGTACACGCAGGTCGAGACCCTGGTGTACATGGCGTTCTACGAGCGCTGCGGCGCGGTGTTCTGTCGTAATCTGGCCGCGCAGATCGAAGAGCCCATCCTGGCCGGACTCATCGACCGCATCGCCCGAGACGAAGTGCGACACGAGGAGTTCTTCGCCAACCTCGTTACGCACTGCCTGGACTACACGCGTGACGAGACGATCGCGGCGATCGCCGCCCGTGCCGCCGACCTCGACGTCCTCGGGGCCGACATCGAGGCCTACCGAGACAAGCTGCAGAACGTGGCCGACGCTGGCATTTTCGGCAAGCCGCAGCTACGGCAGCTGATCTCGGACCGCATCACGGCATGGGGCCTGGCTGGGGAGCCCTCCCTCAAGCAATTCGTCACGGGCTAG
- the glyA1 gene encoding serine hydroxymethyltransferase (Belongs to the ShmT family.) yields MSAPLAEVDPDIAELLAKELGRQRDTLEMIASENFVPRAVLQAQGSVLTNKYAEGLPGRRYYGGCEHVDVVENLARDRAKALFGAEFANVQPHSGAQANAAVLHALMSPGERLLGLDLANGGHLTHGMRLNFSGKLYENGFYGVDPATHLIDMDAVRATALEFRPKVIIAGWSAYPRVLDFAAFRSIADEVGAKLLVDMAHFAGLVAAGLHPSPVPHADVVSTTVHKTLGGGRSGLIVGKQQYAKAINSAVFPGQQGGPLMHVIAGKAVALKIAATPEFADRQRRTLSGARIIADRLMAPDVAKAGVSVVSGGTDVHLVLVDLRDSPLDGQAAEDLLHEVGITVNRNAVPNDPRPPMVTSGLRIGTPALATRGFGDTEFTEVADIIATALATGSSVDVSALKDRATRLARAFPLYDGLEEWSLVGR; encoded by the coding sequence ATGTCTGCCCCGCTCGCTGAGGTTGACCCCGATATCGCCGAGTTGCTGGCCAAGGAGCTTGGTCGGCAACGAGACACCCTGGAGATGATCGCCTCGGAGAACTTCGTACCGCGCGCTGTGCTGCAGGCCCAGGGCAGTGTGCTGACCAACAAGTACGCCGAGGGACTGCCCGGGCGGCGCTACTACGGCGGTTGTGAGCACGTCGACGTGGTGGAAAACCTCGCCCGCGACCGAGCCAAGGCGTTGTTCGGTGCCGAATTCGCCAATGTGCAACCGCATTCGGGCGCTCAGGCCAACGCCGCGGTGCTGCATGCGCTGATGTCACCCGGCGAGCGGCTGTTGGGTCTGGACCTGGCCAACGGTGGTCACCTGACCCATGGCATGCGGCTGAACTTCTCCGGCAAGCTCTACGAGAATGGCTTCTACGGCGTCGACCCGGCGACACATCTGATCGACATGGATGCGGTGCGGGCCACCGCACTCGAATTCCGCCCGAAGGTGATCATCGCCGGCTGGTCGGCCTACCCGCGGGTGCTCGACTTCGCGGCGTTCCGGTCGATCGCCGACGAGGTCGGGGCCAAGTTGCTCGTGGACATGGCGCATTTCGCGGGTCTGGTCGCCGCGGGGTTGCACCCGTCGCCGGTGCCGCACGCGGATGTGGTGTCCACCACCGTGCACAAGACGCTCGGCGGCGGCCGCTCCGGCCTGATCGTCGGTAAGCAGCAGTACGCCAAGGCGATCAACTCGGCGGTGTTTCCCGGGCAGCAGGGCGGTCCGCTCATGCACGTCATTGCCGGCAAGGCGGTCGCGTTGAAGATCGCCGCCACACCCGAATTTGCCGACCGGCAGCGGCGCACGCTGTCCGGGGCCCGGATCATTGCCGATCGACTGATGGCTCCCGATGTCGCCAAGGCCGGTGTGTCGGTGGTCAGCGGCGGCACCGACGTCCACCTGGTGCTGGTCGATCTGCGTGATTCCCCACTGGATGGCCAGGCCGCCGAGGACCTGCTGCACGAGGTCGGCATCACGGTCAACCGCAACGCCGTCCCCAATGATCCCCGACCGCCGATGGTGACCTCGGGCCTGCGGATAGGCACGCCCGCGCTGGCGACCCGCGGCTTCGGCGACACCGAGTTCACCGAGGTCGCCGACATTATTGCGACCGCGCTGGCGACCGGCAGTTCCGTTGATGTGTCGGCGCTTAAGGATCGGGCGACCCGGCTGGCCAGGGCGTTTCCGCTCTACGACGGGCTCGAGGAGTGGAGTCTGGTCGGCCGCTGA